CTCGAGGTTGACCTCGTTGAGCGCGAGCTGCTTGCCGCTGCTCGTCTGCCCGAACGATACCGCGTCGGCTCCGGGAAACGGATTGGGCCCGCCAAAGATGTTATCGAACGTCCGATTCTCCTGAACGATGAACACGACGTGCTGAATTTTATTGTCATCCTGACCGTGGCGAAGCAAAGTCGAAGGACCACTCGCCGGCACGACCGGCGACGTCGGACTATGCGAACAGCCAACGACCAGTAGCGAAGCAAAAACAGCGAGCAACGAGTTACGCACGAGAATCCTCCTAATAGTCGCGCCAGAGCATGGCAGAGATCGTGCCTTCGTCTTGGAAAACGTGAACGACGTCGGGAATACCGGTGATGGCGACGTTATTAACGACGACCTCATACGTTAAGTGTCGGCCGCTCTTGGTCGTGATGTAACCGGCGAAGGCTTGGCCTTTGAGGACCGGGCGTCCCGACGCGTCGGCGTCGACCCACGTTCCGGTTTTCGCGTGCACGTTGCCGGCAGCGCCGGCGAGCGTCGGATCCTTTGCAAAGTCTTTGACGAAGGCGAGCGATCCGTCGACGCCGAGAATCGGCAGAGCGTTATAGAGCGTGGAAAACGCCGGGCGGCGCTGCAGTGCCTGCAGCATCTGGATCACGGCGCCGCCGCTTGCCGACGAGTCGCCGCCGCCGCTGCCGTCGACGAAGTGATATTGACTGCTCGGAATGCCGAATCGCGCTGCGAGATTCTTGCGTTCCGCGACGAGCGCGTTGGGCATCGAGTCGACGTGCTTGGTGAGTCCCCACAGCACGAGGCTCGTGTCGGCGCCGATGTTGTAGCTGATCTTCAGCACCAGCTTCGCGTTGTCGGACTCCGGCAGGCCGTTGAGCCGTGCGACTTGACTCGTTGCGAGGTACGACCCTCGCAGCGGCAGCAGCGCAACGGGATTCGGCTCGACGTTGCGCGCGTCGACGCGCACGCCGGCGGCGCCGAGCTGCTCGATGAAGACCGTGCGCGCGTAGTTGCCGGGTTGCACGATGCGCACCATCCGCACGAGCTGCGGCGTACCGGTGAGCGGCGGAACGAAGGTGCTCGGAAGCGACCCGGTCACGGCAACGTTGCAGTTCGGCGCGCCGATGCAGGCGGGAAACTCGGGCCCGATCTTGAGCGTATCTTTCGATCCGGGCGCGCCGACGCGCAGCTCGTTCGCGACGTGCAGCGCCGCGGAGACCGGTCGCGTCGCCATCTGTGCCGGGCTGCCCGGCGTGCCGCCGGGGGTGATCGAAACGTCGACCGCGTCGTCGTTGACGAAGATCGGCGCAACGCGAAACTCGCCCCGAAAGTCGAACGGTTTGAAGAGCCGGTCATCGACGATGATCTCGCCGGTGACGCGGCGAATGCCGGCGCTGCGCACTTGCTGGGCGAGCTTCGCATAGCCCGCTAGCGGGTTCGGCGGCGTAAGCACGGCGTTGCCCAGACTATCGGCTTCGTTGTGATCCCAGTTGCTGATCGCGATCGAGCCGTCGGGATTGGTGCGGCCGCCCATCGTCAGATCGCCCGACGCGACGAGGATCAGATTGCCGTGCAGCACGCCTTTTACGATCGGGCCCGTGCGATAGACCGGCGTGTCGTAGGTTTTGTTGGGGCCGACCGCGTCGAGCAGCTCGCCGAGCGTGAACACCTTGCGCACCGACCCGATGAAGAGCTGTTTGCTCGAGTTGACGTTGAGGAGCACCTTCGAGCCGTCGAGCACGCGCAGCCCCCACGTCGCATGTGCGTAACGCGGCTGATGCATAACGGAAAATAAGGAAATCGCCAATAATAGTCCGTGCATAGGGGCTCCTTCGCCATGCCGCAAGCGGACGCCCGGCGCGGCAGGCATGCGCACGTTTAGCGGCTAGGAGATTGGGCTATCGCTCGGGGAGCATAGCGAGCACAAGGGGACAGCCATGCCGCATCCGCGACTCACACACTATCTCCTGAAGCTCGCGACCGATCCCGACGAACTCGAGCGGTACAACGCTGCCGATGAAGACGAGCGTCGTGGTCTGTTGAAGGCCGCCGGCCTCACGCCCGAACAATGCGATGCATTGGCGAGCGCCGATTCCGCTCGCATCACCGATGAAGTGATGCTCGAGATGCGAAGCGGACCCAATCCGGCCGGCGGCATGCATTACACGATCCAAGTGCTGCTGGATCTTCACCCGTGCAAAAAGCCCAAGTAGCGAGCGGTTCGCTATGTGCCGTCGGTATCGGGATTCGCGCGCCCTTGCAAACCACCAACGAGACCGCGGAGCGCATCGCACGGGCCGATAAAGTCTTTTCACTCGTCGCCGATCCGGTTGCGGAACTGTGGCTGACGAACCTCAACGCGAACACCGAGTCGCTCTCGGTTCTGTATCGTACCGGAGTCGAGCGCAGTCGTACCTACGCCCAGATGGTGGATCGCATCCTCGATGCGGTTCGTGACGGGTTGCGCGTGTGCGCGGTATCGTACGGCCACCCCGGCGTCGCAGCCTATCCGCTGCACGAATCCGTCAGGCGTGCGCGCGGTGAAGGCTTTGCCGCCGAGATGCTCGCCGCCGTTTCCGCCGAGGATTGTCTGTTCGCCGACTTGGGCATCGATCCGATTCACGGCGGCTGCCGCAGCTACGAAGCCACGGACTTTCTGGTGTTCGGGCGCGCAGCCGATCCCGCGAGCAACCTGGTGCTCTGGCAGATCGGTGCGATCGCCGAACTGTCGTACCAAACCAGTCGCGACGCGTGGAATCCGCACGGCTTAGCGGTGCTGACCGACGTGCTGCTGCAAACCTATCCGGCGGAGCACGAAGTCGTGGTGTACGAGGCGGCGCGCTTTGCGGCGTGCGCGCCGAAGATCATGCGCGTGCCGCTTGCGCATCTAACGCGAGCCGGCGTCACGCCGCTGAGCACGCTTTTCGTGCCCCCGTGCGAGCTTTCCACCGTCGACCAAACGATGCTGCGCCGATTGCGGATGCACGCATGAACCGGTTGCTGCGCATCGCCGTGGTCCTCGTCGTGGGTGTCTGGATGCTCGGGACGGCGGCACCGCACGTGGCGTGCGTGTGGAGCGCGTGTCCGTCGATCGGCCTTACGCCCAACTTCGACGGCGTGGTAGGCGCCGTCGACGACGGATCGCCCGCGGCCAAAGCGTCGATACAGCCGGGCGATCGTATCGCGGTTCCGATTCCGCGCGACCTCTATCGCGATCCGCCGGTGACGGTAACGTTCGGCGTGATTCACAACGGCGTCACGCGCACGGTTACGCTCGTGCCGGAGGCGCAGTGGCTCGGCGTCGACCTTCGCCTGCTCGCGCTCAGCGCATCGTACCTCCTGTTTTTGGTGGTCGGGTCTGCGGTGCTCTTGATGCGCCCGAGCGCGATGACGTGGATATTCTACTTGTATTGCGTCGTGCGGCGCTTCGGCGACCTCGGCCTGTATTTGCCGGGGCCGGACGACTGGTATTGGGCAAACTACTTTCTGCTGGCCGCCATCGGCGGCGCCGGTTGTCCGCTGGTTGCCATGTTCGCGCTGCGCTTTCCCAACGATCGGATGGACGGCTGGCGCAAACCGGTCAACGCCGTTGCCGTCGTATTGGCGATCGTGCTGCCGATCGCGTGGTTTTCGATTTTTTGGCAGTTGAACGGGCGGGGCTTGCCGGTGGGGACCGCAGAAGCGCGGCTCGCGTTCTTTACGTCGATCCTATACCTCGGCGCTGCGGCGATCTTCGTCGTGACCTTGCTGCGCAGTCACGGCGACGAACGCCAGCGGATTCGCTGGATCCTCGTGTTTCCGATCGTGCTGGTCATGCGCGTGATTGCCATCGATTTGCCCTACGGACTGCCGGAATGGTATTCGGGTTTCTTGACCGCACTCGGCGCGCTGATTCCACTGACGGTCGCCTATGCGATTATCCGGCGGCGCGTCTTCGATATCGAGTTTGCGATTAGCCGCGCGGTCATTTACGGCGCGATCACGTCGATCGTTGCGGGAACGTTTATTCTGCTGGACTGGGTCATGTCGGCGCAGTTCAGCCAGTCGCGGCTGACCTTGACGGCGGAGATCATCGTGGCGCTGGCGTTGGGATCGTGGCTGAACATGCTGCACAAAAGCGTCGACCGGTTCGTGGACGGCACGTTCTTTCGTGCGCGGCACCTGTCTGAGAAGCGTTTATCGCGCGCCGCCTCAGCGGTAATGCGCGCGGAAACGCACGAGGCGGTTGACCGGTTTCTCGTTCACGAACCGGTCGAAGCGCTGAAGCTAACGTCGGCCGCGCTCTTCCATCGCGCCGGCGACGAACCGCGTTTCCTGCGCGACATGTCGGTGGGCTGGAACGACGCCGACGTGACCGAGCTGACCGGCGACGATCCGCTCGTGCTGCATTTGCTGGCCGAAGGCGAGCCCGTGCGCCTGGCCGACGTCGCGTGGTCGACGGGCAGTATGCCTAGCGTCGGTCATGCCGTACTGGCGACGCCGGTGATGCTGCGCGATGAGCTGGTGACGATCGTCCTCTACGGACCGCACCGTAACGGCGCCGACATCGATCCCGACGAAGTGCGCAGCCTCACGCACCTCACGCAAAGTGCGGGCGCGTCGTACGATCACATCGACGCGCGCGCCTTGCGCGAGGAGCTCGAGGCGCTACTGCTGCAGTGCCAGATCAAGGATCGCGAGCTGGCGGCGCTGCGAACGAAGGCGGGCTCGATCGCCTAGTTTGGACGCTTCCTGGACGCGGCCGAAGCTAGCATAGGGTCATGAACGGAAGGTACGTCTTTGCGACGGCGCTGGCCGCCGCTTGTCTTTTGGCGGCCTGCGGAGGCGGCGGCTTCGCTCCCGCGGCGCATCAGGCGCCCAGCGCCATGCGCGCGCACGCTGCGGCGCCCACGCCGTATCCCTTGCCGAAGAAGACGCCGGACTTTACGACCGTCGAGAAGCCCGTGCCGTGGGACTACACCTCGACCGGACCCGATCGCAGCGCGTGCCGCGCGAACGAAGGGTTGACGTACCGCGTCGGTCCGGGACAAGCGTATCCCGAGCCGCACGACGTGCCATGGCTGCGACTGCTGCCGTGCGACACGGTCTTGATCTATTGGCGCGCGCAGGCGTACACCGACGCGATTTACATTGCGGTGCGCGGCAAGAACCATAAGGCGATCGCCGTCGAAGGCGTCATGAATAAATCCGGACAGCGCCCGCTGTTCGACGGAAGCCACGCGATGCAGTACGCGTCGCAAGGTATGGATCCGTACGAGATCTGCGCCGGCATGATCAGCATCGGTCTGCCGTCGTCGACCGCCGTGCCGCAGCAAGTCTACGGCTATACGCCGGGGTACATCATCGTCGAGAACTTCGAGGTCGAAAACGCGTTCGGCAAGTATCCCGGCAGTAACCAGCCGGTATACACGTGCACGGTGAGCGGTCAGCCGGTCAAACCGTGGGCGGAGTTCGTCGCCGGATTGTACATCGATCCGGCGCAGCATCTGCTCATCAAGAACAACTACTTCCACAACAACGGGCTCGGCGCGTTCACCAACTCGCTGGACGGATCGCACCATCAATCGCGCGATTTCTACGTGACCGACAACACGATCACCGACAACGGGAATGGCGAGGCGAGCCAGCACAACTACTACTTCGAGCTGGTCGGCGAGCGCGTGATCCACAACTACTTCGGGCCGCCGATCGCGCACACGCAGGGCGAAAACATCAAAGATCGCTCGGTCTGCGTGGAGTACGCCGATAACTACATCGACAGCGGCAACAACCTCATCGCGTTTCGCGACCCGCAGTCCAACGGCGACTACGAGTGGCATCAGATGGACGCTTACGGCACGCAGTGCGCCAGCCAGCTCTACGTGCACGATAATACGTTCGTCTCGCGCGGGCCGACCGAGTTCCAGGCGATGAGCGTGATCGACGGGTTTGGCGACGGCGTCGTGGAGGGCGATCCGCAGAACAACCGGTTCGGCGTGGTGTATTTCTACAACAACGTCGTGATCGCGATCGGCAACAAGGACCCGTACGGTCTTAAGTCGGCGCCGGTCTTCCAGAACGCCAACCAGCTTAAGCCCACGACGTTCTACGCCATCAACAATCTGTTCTATTCCGCGCCCCAGACCAAGGGCCATCAGGGGCCCCCGTTCGCCGCGTGTTATTGGCAGCAGTACGTGAACTTCACCTCAGACTGGGCTAGCCGGAAGATCCAAACGAAGTACGCGACGGCGACCGACGGCAACGATGCGGTGGGAACGCCGTGCGACGGCTCGGGCATGAGCGGCATCAACGTGAGCAAAGCCAATCCGGGCTTCGTCGACTTCGCGCACGGCGATTTCCACCTCACGCCGTCGTCGCCGTTCTACACCTTAAAGGGATCGCTGCCGGCCCCGATCGCGCAGCGTCACCTGCAGCCGACTAACGGATCGTATCCGACGCCGAGTCCGTAACCTACGGTGGATCTTGAACGGGCAGCATCGTGATGTAGCCCGAGATACCGCTGCCGGGATTGTAGACGCCGATGACGTCGCGAACGCTGACGGAGTTGGCGCTCAATTTGCCGATGACGATCGGCGGCCACGCGATCCAGTTGCGAATCTGCATGTAAAAACCGTAGACCGCTTTATCGCGCGGCTTGGTATAGTCTCCGACGACGTTGTAGTTGCCGGGACCGCCGGCGCCGGTGATGCCTTCGAAGTGCGTGAGCGCGGCTTTGGGATAGTCGTAGGTCAGGAAATCGTTTCCTCCGACGATGTCGCGGACGTAGGCGTGCCGCCCTTTCTTGTCGGCATAGCCGCCGGCGACGGCGACGGTCTTGCCGTCGATCCAAATGCCGTATGCCGTGGTGCTGACCGCATTTTTGACGTCGATCGTCGAGATTGCCTTCCGGCTGGAGTCGAAGAGGAACGCGTGGCCGGCGATCGTCGGCGCTTTGGTGCCGGCGTCGTAGTTACCGACGACCAGGTAACGCTTGCCGACGGTATAGACGCTGTGCGCGATCGTGTAGTTGCACGATTGCGGATCGCAGAGAATTGGCGGGACGATAATCGACTTGTATTGCTTCGTGACTGAATTGAAGACGAAGCCGTCGTCGCCTTTTTGGCCGGCGTTCTTAAAGCTTCCGACGATGAGATAACCGCCCTTGATCGGCTTTGGGCCATAGGCTGCCGTTGACTGCGCGCCGGGATAGGCAATCTGCACCCACGTCTTGCTGTTGCGGTTGTAGAGTCCGCCCAGCGTCGCGCCCGTATTCAACGTTACCGTCGCGGTGATGTACTGCCCGCGGATGCCGGTGGGCTCGGTCGAAACCGCGCCGGGAAAAGCGCTCGTGGGCGCGTTGAACGGCGTGACGCCGAAGCTGCGCGCGCGCAACGCACCGTCGGAGGACGAAGGCGCCGTCGGCGTCATTGCGGATGACGAACAGCCGGCAAGCAGAAGAAGTGTGGCGGCAATGACAGTACGCATAAAGAAATTGTAACCCGAGCAGTCAATCAGCCGGACGCCGGAGAAGCTTCCCCGAGCCGTGGGCCGTTTCTGCGCCTTCCTTCTGGCTTTTGTCCTGGGCAGCCCCGCCGCTCTCCAAGCCCAGCCGGTTTCCCCATGGGCCGCGCTTGCCGATCCGGTCTTCATGCGCATCGACATGCGCGGGCTGCCGCACCCGTCGGCGTACGCGGTCGCGCAAGACTCCACGGGATTCGTTTGGATCGGCACCTTGAACGGACTCGCGCGCTACGACGGGTATCGTTTCCAAAACTTTCTGCCGAACTCGAACGATCCCAAGGCGCTGCCCGAAGGCTGGATTCGCGAGTTGATCTCCGATCCGGCGGGCGCGCTGTGGATCGGCACGTCGTCGAGCGGGCTCGTACGCTTCGATCAAACGTCGCAAACGTTTCGTACCTGGCGACCGCGGCAAAGCGGAAACAAGGGTCCGCGCAGCGCTAACGTCGTCGCGCTCAACCGCTCGGAAGACGGACGGATTTGGGTCGGCGGCGACGGCGGACTCGATCGTTTCGATCCCAAGAGCGATACGTTCGAACACTTCGATCTCGAAGCGCACGGGCAAACGCAGCCGCGCGTCGAGGCGCTATTGACCGATCGCTCCGGCGCGGTTTGGGTTGCCTCCTTGCGCGGCGTCTACGTTCGCACGAAAGGCGCTAAGGCGTTCGTGCGTTCGGGGTTGGCGTCGGCGGCGTATTGCTTGTACGAAGACGACGCGGGGCGGTTGTGGGTCGGCGGAACGAACCAAGTCACCGTCTTCGATCCGCAGCGGCGGCGCGTGGCAACCTTTTCCTCGAGCGGCGATCCGTCGACGTTAGCCGACGGCGAACAGTGGGCGATCGCGCAGACCGGGCCGAGTACCGTTCTGATCGGCACCGAAGACACCGGGCTCAGCATCGTCGATCTTTCGACCAAGAGCGTGCGCCGCGTGCAGATCGACGCGCCGAGCGCGAGCGGGGAAACACCCGGGCCGGTGTGGCAACTGTTTCGCGATCGTTCGGGCTTGCTGTGGATCGCGAGCGGATCGGGCGGATTGGAAGCCTACGATGCGCGCAGCCGCGGCATCTACAACCTCGCGGCCACCGATACGTATCTCCAACTCACCAACGCGGGCGTGCAGGCGGTGATCGGCGATCCGCACGGGCGGTTGTGGATCGGCGGCACGGAGGGACAGCTCACCCTTCTCGATCCGCGCACCGGCGCGACGAAGCACTACGTTTTGCCCAACCACTTACTGGTCAACGCCTTGACGTTGGTGACCGACGACACGCTATGGATCGGGACGTCGGACGGACTCTGCACGCTGGCCATCGGACAGCAGAAGATCGTTTGCCCGAGCGGGCCGGCCGCGTTTGCGGGTCAGCGTATGGGAAGTGCCGTTTCCGTCGACGGAACGCTGTGGGTCGAAACGCAAAACGGCGGGCTCGTCGGCGTACGCGACGGCAAGATCACCGCCCGTTTCGGTGCGGGAAGCGGCCCCAACGGCCTGTCCGATGGGA
The sequence above is drawn from the Candidatus Baltobacteraceae bacterium genome and encodes:
- a CDS encoding D-alanyl-D-alanine carboxypeptidase translates to MHGLLLAISLFSVMHQPRYAHATWGLRVLDGSKVLLNVNSSKQLFIGSVRKVFTLGELLDAVGPNKTYDTPVYRTGPIVKGVLHGNLILVASGDLTMGGRTNPDGSIAISNWDHNEADSLGNAVLTPPNPLAGYAKLAQQVRSAGIRRVTGEIIVDDRLFKPFDFRGEFRVAPIFVNDDAVDVSITPGGTPGSPAQMATRPVSAALHVANELRVGAPGSKDTLKIGPEFPACIGAPNCNVAVTGSLPSTFVPPLTGTPQLVRMVRIVQPGNYARTVFIEQLGAAGVRVDARNVEPNPVALLPLRGSYLATSQVARLNGLPESDNAKLVLKISYNIGADTSLVLWGLTKHVDSMPNALVAERKNLAARFGIPSSQYHFVDGSGGGDSSASGGAVIQMLQALQRRPAFSTLYNALPILGVDGSLAFVKDFAKDPTLAGAAGNVHAKTGTWVDADASGRPVLKGQAFAGYITTKSGRHLTYEVVVNNVAITGIPDVVHVFQDEGTISAMLWRDY
- a CDS encoding SAM-dependent methyltransferase; the protein is MQKAQVASGSLCAVGIGIRAPLQTTNETAERIARADKVFSLVADPVAELWLTNLNANTESLSVLYRTGVERSRTYAQMVDRILDAVRDGLRVCAVSYGHPGVAAYPLHESVRRARGEGFAAEMLAAVSAEDCLFADLGIDPIHGGCRSYEATDFLVFGRAADPASNLVLWQIGAIAELSYQTSRDAWNPHGLAVLTDVLLQTYPAEHEVVVYEAARFAACAPKIMRVPLAHLTRAGVTPLSTLFVPPCELSTVDQTMLRRLRMHA
- a CDS encoding PDZ domain-containing protein gives rise to the protein MNRLLRIAVVLVVGVWMLGTAAPHVACVWSACPSIGLTPNFDGVVGAVDDGSPAAKASIQPGDRIAVPIPRDLYRDPPVTVTFGVIHNGVTRTVTLVPEAQWLGVDLRLLALSASYLLFLVVGSAVLLMRPSAMTWIFYLYCVVRRFGDLGLYLPGPDDWYWANYFLLAAIGGAGCPLVAMFALRFPNDRMDGWRKPVNAVAVVLAIVLPIAWFSIFWQLNGRGLPVGTAEARLAFFTSILYLGAAAIFVVTLLRSHGDERQRIRWILVFPIVLVMRVIAIDLPYGLPEWYSGFLTALGALIPLTVAYAIIRRRVFDIEFAISRAVIYGAITSIVAGTFILLDWVMSAQFSQSRLTLTAEIIVALALGSWLNMLHKSVDRFVDGTFFRARHLSEKRLSRAASAVMRAETHEAVDRFLVHEPVEALKLTSAALFHRAGDEPRFLRDMSVGWNDADVTELTGDDPLVLHLLAEGEPVRLADVAWSTGSMPSVGHAVLATPVMLRDELVTIVLYGPHRNGADIDPDEVRSLTHLTQSAGASYDHIDARALREELEALLLQCQIKDRELAALRTKAGSIA